Proteins found in one bacterium genomic segment:
- a CDS encoding U32 family peptidase yields MAELLASGGSMEMVRVAFENGADAVYVGATGWSRRRAQYEMDDAAIVEAQRHARSVGKILRVAFNTLPASSEVPLFLARTDALYAAGVRDFILTDPGLMMALKNRHPDTILHASVGCTIINIQDALFYKEAGASQVVAECRMGKTTMRRIKAEAGVGLEVLVHATTCYTLLGRCTMSSYTKHGHKVDASGKDHFPGSPNRGGLCYRICLTDWDQVGAGGELEASGVELPNRAYFLADDIPYLIDHGVDTIKIQGREYSVPLVGRMVRFYRELIDACVRDRAGFRMDPWRERMARIVADRDAERREKTEGLISESLGQ; encoded by the coding sequence ATGGCCGAGTTGTTGGCATCCGGCGGTTCGATGGAGATGGTCCGTGTCGCCTTCGAGAACGGGGCGGACGCCGTCTATGTGGGCGCCACGGGGTGGAGTCGCCGCCGGGCGCAGTACGAGATGGACGACGCCGCGATCGTCGAGGCGCAGCGGCATGCCCGTTCGGTCGGCAAGATCCTCCGGGTGGCATTCAACACCCTCCCTGCCTCCTCCGAAGTCCCGCTCTTCCTGGCGCGGACCGACGCGCTCTACGCCGCCGGCGTGCGCGACTTCATCCTCACCGACCCCGGGCTGATGATGGCCCTCAAGAACCGCCATCCCGACACGATCCTCCACGCGAGCGTGGGATGCACCATCATCAACATCCAGGACGCCCTCTTCTACAAGGAGGCGGGCGCTTCCCAGGTGGTCGCCGAGTGCCGCATGGGAAAGACGACGATGCGCAGGATCAAGGCGGAGGCGGGGGTCGGGCTCGAGGTCCTCGTCCACGCTACCACTTGCTACACCCTCCTCGGCCGCTGCACGATGAGCAGCTACACGAAGCACGGGCACAAGGTGGACGCGTCGGGGAAGGACCACTTTCCGGGCAGCCCGAACCGCGGCGGCCTCTGCTACCGGATCTGCCTGACCGACTGGGACCAGGTGGGCGCGGGCGGGGAGCTCGAGGCGTCCGGCGTGGAGCTGCCGAACCGGGCCTACTTCCTCGCCGACGACATCCCCTACCTGATCGACCACGGGGTCGACACGATCAAGATCCAGGGGCGGGAATACTCCGTGCCGCTGGTGGGACGGATGGTCCGGTTCTATCGCGAGCTGATCGACGCCTGCGTGCGCGATCGCGCGGGATTCCGGATGGATCCGTGGCGGGAGCGGATGGCCCGCATCGTGGCCGACCGCGATGCCGAGCGCAGGGAAAAGACCGAGGGCCTCATCTCGGAGTCCTTGGGGCAGTAA